The DNA window ACCCGTTGTAATTCATCTGCCCCGGATGGTTAGGTAGCGCCAGCACGACAAGCATCACGCCAGCTGAGGCGAACAGGATCACGGTACGGATCATCTGACGTGCCGCGCCAACCATGCCGTGTCGATGCCAAAAGACAGCACCAGCAGCGCCGACGCCAATCCCGCAACCCACGGCACAAGGACCGTCGGAAAGAGCGGGCAGGCCAGTGCGATCAGCGTGCCGATCTGCACGACGCAAATGGTCTTGCGGCGCATCGAGTCGGGCAGCTCCCGGCGCAGCGCGGGCCAGACCAACCCGGCAAGCACGAACGCATAGCGCATGAAGCCCAGCACAAGGATCTCTGCACCTGTCTTGCCCGACAGCAGCAGCCACATCGCCAGCACCGCGCCCAACGCGGCGTCCACTTCCATGTCGAACCGCGCCCCGAACTCGGATTTCAGCTGCGACCGCCGGGCCAGCCAGCCGTCGACCCCGTCCAGCGACAGGATCGTCAACCCGACCCAGAACACCAGCCACGGCGACACGGCGCCGGCATCGAACAACGCCCCGACCAGCAACGACAGCAGCGCGGCACGCCCCAGCGTGACAGTGTTGCACAGGCCGAATTCCGCGTGCGGATAGCTCCGCCAAACCCCCAGCGCCACCAGCGCCACGCACGGCCCAAAGACCACAACCGCCCAACCCGGCGACGGCAGCACCGCTGCGCCGAACCCAGCCAGCGCAAGCGCCAGCGCCGTCGCGATCACGGTGACCTCCACCATCGGCGGCCGCGCCGTCAGCGTCGCGTTTTGCTTGTATGGGGATATGTCGACCATGTATTTTCCTTGTACGTCTTAAGGCTAAATAGAACGCACGGAACCGGCGACCAGATCACAAATCGTTCAACCCCGCAGGCTTAGCCCTGCCGAAGCAGACGCACGTCGCCGCGCACCGGCAGGTGATCCGACGCCGCGCGTACCGGGCCCGTGCCAACCACCTCGACATTCGACAGCGCCCCCGCCCTGTCCGTCAGTATCCGGTCCAGCGGCAGCAACGGCCGGGTCGAGGGAAAGCTGCGCCGCGCCGGACCATGAAACCGACGCCCCAGCAGCCGCGCATTGAACATCAGCCCGCCCCAGGGCCGCCATTCGTTAAAATCCCCCAGCAAAATCGTCTGCATCTCGGGCCTGCGGCGCAGATATTGCCCGATGATGCGCATCTGCACCACCCGCAAAGGCTGCGACAGCGACAGGTGCATCGACATGATCCGCACCGGTACGCCGTCCACCCGCGCCTCCACCACCACCGCGCCGCGATGACAATGCCCCGGCAGGTCGATGACGTCGCGAAACCCCACCTCCATACAGGGATTCAGGAACAGGATCGTGCCCAGAAACCCGTCGCTCTGCGCGCCCCAGCGCAGTTCGGCCCGCTCATGCTGCCAGATCAGACCGGTATCGGCTGAAATCCCCGACACGTCCAGGATACGCCCGTGCGGGCGGCACTCCTCGTCCGCCTCCTGCAACGCAAGCACATCAAGCCCCCCGGGCGCCAGCGCCGACGCGATCGCCGCTCGCACCCGGCCCGGATCGACACGCCCATCGGTGCCCTTCGCGCGGTGCACATTCCAGCTGGCACACCGCAGGCGCGGGCCGGTCATCGGTATTTCCATCTTGCTGGGCTCACCTGTTGCGTTACCTTTTCCCGACAGCCTTTCATATTCTTTCAATGACAGGAGACCTCATGCGACTTCAATTCCCGACTTCCGCTTTGGCCGCGATGACGCTCGCCACCGTTCCGGTCACCGCCCATGCGGAAATGGCCCGGTACGAGCTTGATGCCAGCCATACCGCCATCTTTTTCACCGTCGAGCATATCGGTTACGCAAAGACGCTGGGCATCTTTCCCGGCGTCGAGGGCAGCTTCGACTACGATGCCGAAACCAACGAACTGGGCGAGGTCAGCGTCACCATCGCCGCCACCAGCGTGGACACCTTTCACGAAGGCCGCAACGAGCATGTCCGCGAGGCCGACTTCCTCGATGTGTCGAACCATCCCGAGATCACCTTCACCGCCAACGGCGGCAGCGCCAGCTCGGACACCGAAGGCACCGTCGAAGGCGAGTTGACGATACTTGGCGAAACCCGGCCCGTGACGCTGGACGTGACGCTGAACAAGGCCGCCGAATACCCCTTTGGCCACAAGCGGTTCACGCTCGGCCTGTCGATGCAAACCAGTATCCAGCGCAGCGAATTCGGCATGACCTACGGTGTCGAGAACGGGTTGGTGGGCGATACGGTCGACATCATGATCGAAACCGAAGCGATGCGGATGGACTGACGCTACCCGCTTGCCACGTCCGTCCGGTTTGGGGTAACGCGGTCCAGAGGGCCGCGGACCGGATCGGGTTTGCGGCCAATACCCTGACCCTGAACAGAAAGACCGCCGATGCCCGACGTCTCCGGCAAACCCTGCATCCTGTGTTGCGCTATCACCGGCTCGCTGCCGCGCACCTCCGACAACCCAGCGGTGCCGATCACCGTCAATCAGCAGATCGAAAGCAGCCACGCCGCGGTCGAGGCCGGGGCGAGCATCATCCACGCCCATGTCCGCAACGACGACGAATCGCCCTCCTCCGAGCCCGACAAGTTCGCGGCGCTCAAGGAAGGGCTGGAAAAGCATTGCCCGGGCGTGGTGATCCAGTTTTCCACCGGCGGACGCTCCGGTGCGGGCAAGGCGCGGGGCGGGATGCTGCCCCTGCGCCCCGACATGGCGTCGCTCTCGGTGGGCTCGAACAACTTTCCGAACCGCGTTTACGAGAATCCGCCCGACCTCGTCGACTGGCTCGCGTCTGAGATGGCGGTCCACGAGATCACCCCCGAAGTCGAGGCGTTCGATCTGTCGCACATTCTGCAAGCGATCGCCCGGCACGAGGCGGGCACCCTGCCGGGTAAACTCTATGTTCAGTTCGTCATGGGCGTGAAGAACGCCATGCCCGCCGACAAGGCAGTGTTCGATTTCTACGTCAAGACCATGCAGGACCGCGCGCCGCAGGCCAACTGGTGCGCGGCGGGGGTCGGTGCCAACCAGGTGGTGGTCAACGAATGGGCCATCGCCGCCGGCGGTCACACCCGCGCGGGGTTGGAAGACAACGTGCGGCTGGACCGCGACACGCTCGCGCCGTCAAACGCGGCGCTGATCGCACGCGCCGCCGACCTCTGTGCGAAATACGACCGCCCCGTGGCGAGCTTTGCCCAGACACGCGAAATCCTGGGCCTGCGCCCCGCATGAAATAAGTTTGAATTCAAATTGTTACGACGCCACGTTAATGCTCCGCGTTAGGCGGATTTGGCGAACTCGGCGGTCTCGTCCAGCATCTCGGGATACCACCGCTCCAACACCGGCGCGAATTCTTCGCGGATGCGCCCCACTTGCGCCGGCGTCAGGTCGTCCTTCCACCCGCCGGCCTTGCCCTTGGCGAAGAAACTTTTCATCCCTTCGGGCCGTTCGGTGAAACCGTGCTTTTCTTCCTGTTTCTTCATCGCTTCGAAACTGGTGGCTTTGATCGCCTTGGCCAGCTTTGGCCGGTCCGGCTTGACGCTCAGGAAGTCCAGCAACCGCTCCATGCTCTTGGCCGGTTTGTCCAGCAGGTCCTCGTAGCGCACCAAGTGCCGCGGCATCCCCGGCACAGTGGCCCAGCGGGTGACATGGTCATCCCACCGCCCCAGCGCATCCAGGATGCCCGACTCGGTTCCCATCACATTCTCGGGGTCGCACATCTTGGCAATCGCCTCATCCAGCGAAACGGATGTATGCCGGGCAAAGGACGGCGCCACGTCGAACGGATTGCGCATGATGTAAAGCGCCCCCGCCGTGACGCTCGGCGGAATAAGATCCACGTTGCCCAGACGAATCGGGGTGCAGTGCGTCTTGACGAAATGCTTGCCCGGCTTGGCCCCCGCGATCATGTGCAGCGCCTTGGTGCGCACGCGCAACCAGTCGTCCACGCTCATTCCTCGGAACGGCCCGCCATTGGCCGCATCAAAGAAATCCTGCCGGATGTCGGCGGTGGTGAACTGGCGCAAGTTATTGATATCAGGCGCCATTCCCGGCGGCATGAAGTAATGCGCCAAAAGACTGCGCAGCCATGTGTTGCCCGATTTCGGGAACGAAGCCAGCCAGATAATCCGCCGCAGATCAGACACTGTAATACCCGTATTTCTTCATCATACGTTTATGATCCCGCCGCACCTTCGTGACCAGCGCGGGGTCAAGGTCGTCCTTCCACTGGCCTGCCTTCCCTTTGCTGAAGAACCGATCGGCATTGGGAGACTTCTCGGTAAACCCACCTTCATCTTCCTGTTTCTTCAGTTCATCAAAACTGGCAAAGCGGATCGCCCGGTCCAGCCGCTCCGGCACCACCGGCACCCCCATGAACTCCAGCGTCTTGGCGAAATGCGTCTGCGGGTCTTCCAGCAGGTCCTCGTAGCGCAGCGCCAGCACCGGAAAGGCCCCGCCCTGGGTCCAGTCCTTCACATGATCGCTCCAGCTCCCCAGAAACTGCCAGGTCGTTGTCGCGTCCGGCGCGTTGGCATTGTCCGCCCGCCCGATCGCCTCGGCAGTCTCGGCATGGCTCATCCCGTAATGCCGCGCGTAGGACAACAGCATGTCCAGCGGATTGCGCAGGATATAGATCGCCTGCCGGGTGAACCGCGGCGGAATCAGCTCGGTGCCGAAGGCGACGTTCCGGCAGTTATGCGTCTTGACGAAGTTCACGTCCGCATTGTTGGCAACGATCCCCTGCAACACGCGGTCACGCAGCTGCAATGTCGCCTCCGGGCTACTGAAATCAACGGGACGACCCGCCGCCGCAGTATACCGGTCCGGCTTGGAATCCCCGAACCCGAACCGCTGGATCTGGTTGATGTGAAGCGGCTTTTGCGCGTCGGACAGATAGTTGGCAAGGAATATCCGCATCCATGTATTTCCGGATTTCGGATAGGAGGCCAGCCAGACGATGCTTCTTTTCATGTCCATCCTTCGGGGCGCATCAAAAAGGGAACGGTTTCCCGTTCCCTAGAGCATTTCGAGACAAAGCTGAACCTCGGCAGTCGCGTTTTTTCACACTGCGCGTCATCGGTGCCCTTACTTCAATAGAAAACGGCGGGGAAGCACGCTTCCCCGCCGTTCAAACTCGGTCAAGCTAAGCTTAGAAGCTCAGGTTGATCGCGGTGCCGATTGCGGTACCATCGACGTCGGTGCCAGCAGATGCGTCCGTGGTTTCGCCCACCAGAAGGTAGGAAGTCCAGCTGACGCCCGGTCCCAAGTCGCGGTTGGCCGCGAGCTTGTAGTACTCGTAATCGTCGGTCAGAGCAGGTGCGCCGGGAGTGTCAGCTTCGCCGAAGTAGGCTTCGAGGCCGAAGGTCCAGGGACCGGGCGCATCGTAAGCCACACCAACGCTGTAACCTTCTTCGTCACCGATGGTAACATCGTTGTTGTTTTCAGCGTAGGATGCGCCGAAGGTGAAGCCGCTGAAGCCGACTTGGAAGCCAACGCCCCAGGTTTCCGGATCGGAAACACCAACTGCCTGTGCATCACCGGTGCCCCAACGTGCGGCCAAGGTGATGTCAGTGGTGCCGAAGGACTGGCTGTAGTTCACACCGAGGTCGAAGATATCGGTCACGCCAATATTGCGATTCACCGGTGCGTTGTTGGCAGCGTTACCGAGCGGGCCGAAATTCGCTTGCGGCGCATACGAGATACCGGCGGTGAAGCCCGAAAAGCTCGGC is part of the Roseovarius sp. THAF9 genome and encodes:
- a CDS encoding endonuclease/exonuclease/phosphatase family protein, which gives rise to MTGPRLRCASWNVHRAKGTDGRVDPGRVRAAIASALAPGGLDVLALQEADEECRPHGRILDVSGISADTGLIWQHERAELRWGAQSDGFLGTILFLNPCMEVGFRDVIDLPGHCHRGAVVVEARVDGVPVRIMSMHLSLSQPLRVVQMRIIGQYLRRRPEMQTILLGDFNEWRPWGGLMFNARLLGRRFHGPARRSFPSTRPLLPLDRILTDRAGALSNVEVVGTGPVRAASDHLPVRGDVRLLRQG
- a CDS encoding YceI family protein, encoding MRLQFPTSALAAMTLATVPVTAHAEMARYELDASHTAIFFTVEHIGYAKTLGIFPGVEGSFDYDAETNELGEVSVTIAATSVDTFHEGRNEHVREADFLDVSNHPEITFTANGGSASSDTEGTVEGELTILGETRPVTLDVTLNKAAEYPFGHKRFTLGLSMQTSIQRSEFGMTYGVENGLVGDTVDIMIETEAMRMD
- a CDS encoding porin; amino-acid sequence: MKKQLLCTSAIALGVAAAPASAQDWNLDWGGFFQQHIAYTDVSTGTAFAAGTDFDGIQMFTNAEIIFTPNITLDNGMTFGINVQMEALNSGGGTDGIDEAYMSISSDTFGRIDAGFENSAGYKMMVGAPQVGSMAINSPSASAFIPFDPGHSAGFRQAGVSSYTEVAGNNDVARITYYTPSFSGFTAGISYAPQANFGPLGNAANNAPVNRNIGVTDIFDLGVNYSQSFGTTDITLAARWGTGDAQAVGVSDPETWGVGFQVGFSGFTFGASYAENNNDVTIGDEEGYSVGVAYDAPGPWTFGLEAYFGEADTPGAPALTDDYEYYKLAANRDLGPGVSWTSYLLVGETTDASAGTDVDGTAIGTAINLSF
- a CDS encoding 3-keto-5-aminohexanoate cleavage protein; translation: MPDVSGKPCILCCAITGSLPRTSDNPAVPITVNQQIESSHAAVEAGASIIHAHVRNDDESPSSEPDKFAALKEGLEKHCPGVVIQFSTGGRSGAGKARGGMLPLRPDMASLSVGSNNFPNRVYENPPDLVDWLASEMAVHEITPEVEAFDLSHILQAIARHEAGTLPGKLYVQFVMGVKNAMPADKAVFDFYVKTMQDRAPQANWCAAGVGANQVVVNEWAIAAGGHTRAGLEDNVRLDRDTLAPSNAALIARAADLCAKYDRPVASFAQTREILGLRPA
- a CDS encoding sulfotransferase domain-containing protein; amino-acid sequence: MKRSIVWLASYPKSGNTWMRIFLANYLSDAQKPLHINQIQRFGFGDSKPDRYTAAAGRPVDFSSPEATLQLRDRVLQGIVANNADVNFVKTHNCRNVAFGTELIPPRFTRQAIYILRNPLDMLLSYARHYGMSHAETAEAIGRADNANAPDATTTWQFLGSWSDHVKDWTQGGAFPVLALRYEDLLEDPQTHFAKTLEFMGVPVVPERLDRAIRFASFDELKKQEDEGGFTEKSPNADRFFSKGKAGQWKDDLDPALVTKVRRDHKRMMKKYGYYSV
- a CDS encoding sulfotransferase domain-containing protein; the protein is MSDLRRIIWLASFPKSGNTWLRSLLAHYFMPPGMAPDINNLRQFTTADIRQDFFDAANGGPFRGMSVDDWLRVRTKALHMIAGAKPGKHFVKTHCTPIRLGNVDLIPPSVTAGALYIMRNPFDVAPSFARHTSVSLDEAIAKMCDPENVMGTESGILDALGRWDDHVTRWATVPGMPRHLVRYEDLLDKPAKSMERLLDFLSVKPDRPKLAKAIKATSFEAMKKQEEKHGFTERPEGMKSFFAKGKAGGWKDDLTPAQVGRIREEFAPVLERWYPEMLDETAEFAKSA
- a CDS encoding CDP-alcohol phosphatidyltransferase family protein codes for the protein MVDISPYKQNATLTARPPMVEVTVIATALALALAGFGAAVLPSPGWAVVVFGPCVALVALGVWRSYPHAEFGLCNTVTLGRAALLSLLVGALFDAGAVSPWLVFWVGLTILSLDGVDGWLARRSQLKSEFGARFDMEVDAALGAVLAMWLLLSGKTGAEILVLGFMRYAFVLAGLVWPALRRELPDSMRRKTICVVQIGTLIALACPLFPTVLVPWVAGLASALLVLSFGIDTAWLARHVR